Part of the Deltaproteobacteria bacterium genome is shown below.
TTAGACAACAGTCAGTATAATAGTTGATATTGTAAACAGGTACCGTCAAAGTAAGTTAGTAACGATTTAACGCACTAACTACCGCTTGCAAAGAAGCGTTAACAATATCGCGGTCACGGCCAACACCAAATTGCTTTTGTTTATCGGCGAAACTTAACTCAACGTAGGCTACGGCCTCGGCATCAGCGCCATCACCAAGAGCATGTTCGCTATAATCAACAATGCCAACTTTTTGATCTAAACCATGATGCAAGGCGTGCATAAAAGCATCTAACGGACCAGTACCGGTGCCATTAATCTTAACAATATTATCTATAGTAGAAATCTCAGCTTTAATGTGGCAGAGAGTATCCGACTCGTTTGCCGAAATTTTTGAAGAATTAGAATTGCTCATAATATGTTCAACTGTATAAGAAATTAAAGACCATTTGCCATTTTGCTGGATATATTCGCGATCAAACAATTCAAAAATTGCACTTAGTTCTAATTCTTTGCCGGTCTGGTCAGTAATATTTTGTACAACTTGACTGAATGCAATAGCTAAACCTTTGGGTACACGATAACCATAATTATGCTCAAGCACAAAACCAATACCACCTTTACCGGACTGGCTATTAATACGAATAATTGGTTCATACTGTCGGCCAATATCAGCAGGGTCAAGAGGTAAATAGGGCACTTGCCATACTTCATTAGGGTCCTTGCTGCGTGCATTAATACCTTTACGAATAGCATCTTGATGAGAGCCGCTAAAGGCAGTGAAAACTAATTCACCAGCATAAGGGTGTCGAGGTGGTACACTCATAAGATTACAGTTTTCAAATACCTCTACAAGTGATGACATGTCTGACAAATCAAGTTTGGGGTCAATACCTTGCACATACATATTCATGGCGATGGTCACGATATCAGCGTTGCCAGTACGCTCTCCATTGCCAAAAAGAGTTCCTTCAACTCTTTTTGCGCCAGCCATCATTGCTAACTCAGCAGCAGCAACTGCACAACCACGATCATTATGAGTGTGAACACTAACAATAACCGCGTCACGTTTATTAATATGACCATTCATCCATTCGATTTGGTCGGCATAAACATTGGGACTGGCACTCTCAACGGTTGCTGGAAGGTTAAGAATCATTTTACGTTCTGCTGTTGGTTGCCAGATATCGATAACAGCATTGCTAACTTCAGCAGCAAAGTCGAGTTCGGTAGCGCTAAAACTTTCAGGTGAATACTCAAGAATTATTTCAGTATCTGGTATTGTTTGAGCACCCTGTTGCACCATGCGGGTACCGCCTATAGCAATATCAAGAATATCTTTACGTCCTTTATTAAAAACAAATTTGCGTTGTGCCGGCGAAGTTGAATTATACAAATGTACAACTGCACGAGGTGCACCTTTTAAAGATTCGAAAGTACGATCGATAAGGTGCTTTCGTGCTTGGGTTAATACTTGAATAGTTACATCTTTAGGAATGCGCTCTTGTTCTATTAAAAGACGAACGAAATCAAAATCGGTTTGCGAAGCTGACGGAAAACCAACTTCAATTTCTTTAAAACCAATACGTACCAAGGTTTCAAAAAAGCGAAGTTTACGCTCTTGGCCCATTGGTTCGATAAGCGCTTGATTACCATCACGCAAATCGACGCTACACCAAATTGGGGCTTTAGTAATGGTTTTATTAGGCCAAGTACGCTCAGTAAAGCTAATAACTGGTAATGGTTTGTACTTACTAACGTTAAACATAGGGCACCTCTGAATAAAATTCTCCATATTTGCTTTTGGAGACGGCCCTATTTTTGTCAGGAACCCTCTCCATCGGCTAATGGGAGAGGGTTAAAAGCGATGCTAATCTAGCTGCTAATAAGCCGCTCCCGCGCCGTTAAGTAACAGCGCCAGCAGAGACAGGGTCAGCAGATTTAGATTAGTGAACATGTTGCAGGTATAGTGGCCATGAAAACAGTGATTAGTCAAGAGTAAATAATATAAATTGTTCTGTATTTACAGTTTACTGTTTGACTATTAGTTTCTCTTGTTAATAAAACTTTAAAGCAAAGCGTAAGGAATTAAATTTGTATACTCGTATGCAACAGTTATTAAGGCAGAAACCACTTCTTTTGAATTTATTTTTTAAGATGGCTCTATCTGTATTTCTACCAATAAGTTTTATTGCAGGATGTGAAGTTTTTAAAGAAGAAATTTCTGAGCCGCCAAATGTTTGGCCAACAGTACAATTAACAGGTACTGAAAATGATATAATTTTTAAGCAAGGCCAAATCCTTGAATATCGTGTTACTATTGATCCGATAGATATTGAGGATATTGAAGAGCACGGTATTTTAGAAGAATGGCATAATGCAAGTTTACGTATTACTGGTGGTGAAATCGGCGAACTCGATTTAGGTGAAGTTGGCTTTCGACACAAAGGAGCCTATGGTTCTTTAGTAATGTGTTTTGGTCCACCAAAAGATCTTGATGGTGATCCAGAAGTAACTACTCGGGAAGAAATGTTAACCCAGAGGCGTCTCTATGATGGGCGCTGTAATAAACTCTCTTATAAATTCAAATTTGCAAAAGACCGGCGTTTGTTTGGCTTAAAAAAACTCAATCTGCATACGAGCAACACCGACCCCACTAGATTGCGGGAAATGTTGGCATATAGTCTTTATAATGATTTTGGTGTGGATGCACCACGTACAGCACCGGTTCGATTATATATAAATAACAAGTTTATGGGATTAATGATTGCTGTTGAAAGTATTGATGATAGATATTTTAAAGACCATTTACCAGAAAATGATGATGGTAATCTATACAAAGAAATTTGGCCTAGTACACAGTGGGTAGACCATGATTTTGATCCAACCGAATTTTTCTTAGAAGGGGTTGAAGAGAATCAACAAGATCCTGCCGATATTAGTGATTTTTTGGCATTTACCGAAGCAGTTGTTGCTACTAACAAGCAATCATTTTTACAGGATATGGCAACCTGGGTAGATATTGATAATATTTTACATTATATGGCTGTTGATCGTGCTGCTAAAAATTGGGATGGGGTCACTGCTTGGTATACTTCGGGTCCAGAACCAGAAGCTATTTCAGTAACACCGCATAATTTTTATTGGTATCACGACCTTAGTGAAAATGGTATTTTTCATTTTGTCCCATGGGATTTAGATAATACTTTTCACGAATATGATCCGTATATGGATCCTCATGGTTATGGTGCGCAAACAGCAATACCTGACTGGAATGTTAAACCACGCAATTGTGATGTAAAAACTAGAGTTTGGGAAGATTCATGGGTGGTACCGCCTGGTTGTGATAAGTTTTTAAACTTATTGGCGGCTACTAGCTGGCCGCAATTTATTGAAATTGGTAAAAAACTGCTTAACGGCCCCTTGCAGCGTAAAAATATGCTTACAAAGATAGAAGCATGGTCATGGTTAATTGAACCAACAATCAAAGAAGATCCATATATAGAATATAGTGATTGGAAAAACGCATATTATGATTTTAAAAATAGACAACTTGCAAATATTCGCAATGATTTTGTAAGATATCTGAAAAAAGAATATACTGAGCAATGAGTTATAACTTATATTCTTTAATTTTGTCATAAAGAGTACGTAAGCCAATACCCAACAATTCGGCTGCTTGTTTGCGATGACCATCAGTGGCGTCTAAAGCTTTTATAATCGCTTCACGCTCTACTTCACGCAGTGGGCGAGGCCCTAGCTTATTTTTTAAAGAAGGTTCTGTCGTGGTATTTGTTAGATTAGATAAATCTTTGCTTATGATTTCATCGTGATCAGCAATAATGCTGGCGCGTTCGAGCACATTTTTTAGCTCACGAATATTACCTGGCCAATTGTGTTTTTGTATAGCTTGTTGCGCTGTTTTACTAAGAGTTAATTGTGGTCGACCAAGTTCTATTGCAATTCTACTTAGCAAATGTAAAGCAATTGGAATTATATCAAGCTGGCGGTCACGTAATGGCGGCAGCGTTATCGGGAACACTGCAAGTCGGTGATATAAATCAAGACGAAAATGCTGTTGTTCAACTTCATGCATAAGGTTGCGATTAGTTGCAGCAATTACACGTGTATCTACACTTATGGCGCGAGTGCCGCCAACCCGTTCAAAAGTTTGCTCTTCTAATACCCGTAACAATTTTGCTTGTAATTTTGGTGCTAATTCACCAACTTCATCTAAGAATAATGTACCGCCATCAGCTAACTCAAAACGCCCACGACGTGTATCAGTGGCGCCAGTAAAGGCACCTTTTTCATGACCGAAGATTTCGCTTTCAAGTAATGACTCAGTAATTGCCGCACAATTTACCGCAACAAACGGTCCCGCATTGCGTTTGCTAGCGGCATGAATAGCACGAGCAGTAATTTCTTTACCGGTACCACTTTCACCTGAAAGTAAAATAATAGCATCGGTATTAGCAACTTTGTCAATTTGTGATTGTATTGCAAGCATGGTTGGATCACGAGCCACAAAATTAGCCGGGCTGTTTTCTTGTTGATTGCGTTTATGTCTATCTCGCTCAGTGCGCAGCGAACGAGTTTCAAGAGCACGTTGCACCAACAGCCGTAATTCATCTGGGCTACTAATGGGCTTAGCCAGATAATCAAGTGCCCCCAGACGCATTGCAGCCACCGCTGTTTCTATAGTGCCAAAGGCAGTTAAAACAATAACTTCAGTTTCTGGGGTTTCTTTGCGTATTTTTTGTAATAATGCCATACCATCTAGCCTTGGCATTTTTAAATCAGTAATAACCAAATGAAAACTTTGGCGGTCGAGTAACTCGGCAGCTTCTTGACCGTCTTTAGCGGTAGTAATGCGTAGTTCTTTACTGGCTAGGGCCGCAGCAATAAAACTACGAATACCTTCTTCGTCGTCTACAACCAGTATTTTATTCATTAGCTTGTAACTCATCTAGTTTGGGCAAAATAACGCGAAAGATTGCGCCGCCTTGTGGATGGTTCATGCCTTTTATTTGACCACCATGTGCAGTAACTATTTGTTTGGCTATTGCTAAACCTAAACCCGTACCTTGGATTTTTCCGGTGTAAAATGGATCGAAGATATGATTGGCGACTTCAGAGTTAATGCCGGGGCCATGGTCTCTTACACTGAAAATAAGATAATCGGTTTTATGTGTGATATAAATTTCAATAGCTGAGTTAGATGGAGAAGCCTGAGTGGCGTTTCTTATGAGATTAACCATTACTTGTTCAATGCGCGAACAATCAAGTTGCCAACTTGGCAGATCTTTGGCAACGGTTAATTGGATGTTGTTATGATTTACTGCTTCTATGGCAGCACGGGCTATTTTTTCGGGATTTGCCTCTGCAAGATTAATTGTACCTAAGCGGGCGAAGTCTAATATTTGATTGGCCAATTCTTCTAAGCGTTTTGCCTCGTGTACTATCTGTTTGGCACCAAGGTAACCTTTATGTTCGTTTGTTAAACTCTCGAGTAATAATTGCGCATGACCTTTAAGTGCGGTTAATGGGTTACGTAATTCGTGTGACAATACTGCAGACATTTGCCCCAGAGTTTTTAAGTGTTGATCTTGTGATAAAGCTATTGCCAACCCTTCGGCCTGACGATTTTTTCTCCAAGAAAGTAGCGCTATTGCTGCCAATAGCAACGCTGCAGCACAGCTAACAATTAAAGTGATCAATGCGCGTGTCTGCATTGCAAGAGCTGTTTCTGGCGTAAGCTCAAAGAGTAAATAGGCCGGGGCATTATTTGCTAGCCAGCGATTTAACATCATGCGATGACGAAACCCACGACGAGGCAAAGCGGATATTACTTGCACAGTATCACCAGAATTATTCCATTTAATATATGGCATTGGGGGTCTATGGTGTGCGATTGGTAAATTAGCAATTGTAAATGGATTTGCGGTAGTGCCAGCTGAAACAATTATTGACCCCTTGTCATTAAGCAGAGCTATGTAGCGAATGCCATTATCAAGTAAATCACTTACCCGTTCATTTAAAGATGTTCGATTATTATCAGGCATGAAATTTAAACTATGATGAATCGTCATAGCTAAGTCGATACTGCGTGCACGGATCAAAGTTGCAGAAGTTTGATAAGTACTATGGTAGTTAATACAACTCGCCACTACGAGCGTAACCCCCATTGCAAACGTAGTGGCAAGTAACCCCCATCGAGCTAACGTGTTAGCATGACCCGCATTTAAGCTATGGCGCCATAGTTTATTGCGGGTCATAGTATTGTTTGCATTAAAACTCACCATAGGTCTCATTTGCATATGGACATGGACCAACATTACCAGGTTGATTATTTGGCCCACCTCGGTTTGCAAACGGGTAATTGCCGCGTAAGCCTTTACCGCGTTTACCAATTTTACCAACAAACGTATTTAATTTTTCACGTTGTTCGTTTGAAAGTAGTTTTAGCACCGCAAGACGAAAGTCGATATGTGCTGTATGTATTTGTTCACGCAACGTATTAATTTCTGAAGTTTTAGCCAAAATAGCGTTGCGATCAGGAGTAACGGCTTGCCAAAGCGTAATTAATTCGTTGTGCTTAGTTTGCATCTGTTCTCTGACCGTGTTCATTTCAGTAACTAGAGGTGCTCGCAAAGCTTCGATTTGTTTTTGTTGGTCTTCATTTAACCCGAGAGCGCTAATTACTCTTGGACCTAAACCCATGAACAAACCTATCCCCGGGCCACCAAAGCCTGCGCCACAACCTGGTCCACCCATATGAGGACCAGGGCCAAAACCGTGACGCCCACCGCCACGTGCTAAAACATCACTGCTACTTAATAAGGTGACTGCGCTGATTAACATCACTGCTAATTGCCTTTTCATGGCTAAAAACCTTTCGTTAAAGTGATGCTAATAAAATAAGCAACATTGATGCCAATCGCTAATAATCCTAATATCTATATGATTATTAACGGTAATTTATATTTAAAGCGAATGTTTTTTTATATTAAAGATGCAGAAATTGCATTTTACCTCTGCAGTTTTCGCATGTCACCAAATAAGTATAGGTTGCAAGCTACGAGCGTCATTAAATAAAAAAACGCTTTTATTTAGGCAAATACACCATATTACTGTCCCATGCTGAGCCGGGGTAAGGCATTAAGGTGTTTCATAGTTTTTTTATAATCTTTTTGCTATTTTTTGCTTACGTAATATCAAGCAACTAACTACTAATATTACTATGTATAGTGGGTTTCTTGTCGATATATTTTGGCTATTACAACCTAAACTTTCTGCAGGGTTAGAAGAACTATTTGGATTATTTTTTTCTGCTACTATAGCGTCTTGTTCTATTTCATCTTGTGTAGTACTTTGTTCGTCATCATGAATATCTTCTTTGTCTTCATTTCCAATAAATAAATACCAATCATCTTTCGCCGTGCCTTTATAACCATCTTTATTGCAGCCTACAGTAATGCTTGAATTCGCATTTGCGCAATCAAACGCATACGGGCCAATATCCCAAGCACCTACCTGGCGTTTTATTCCCAAAATATCGGTATCAAATTTTACTAGCGGATCATTACCGCCTGATAAATCTTCACCTTTGCCAATACCTGGCGAACCTGACACATAACAAAATCCATCATCGTTAGTAAAAGGACGATTGTCATCACCAAGCACTTTATCTTGATTAATGAATAATGGTTCTAGGTCAAATAAACTACCCTCATCAAATCCTTTACATGAATCAGGAAATTTTAAGCTCGGACATTTGGGATTTAAAAAATCAGGATAATAAATGTTGTATCGCCATATAGTGCCCGGTTCGATTTCAGGGTCATTAGGTTGTACGCCAATAAAATTACCATTAGTATCAAGATTGTTATAAAAAATATTATTGCGCACAAACACCGGTGGTGCTGCATCGTTAGGTATATTTGGATCAGAAAATGCAAGGGGCGCACCATTTGTAACAGTAATTATATTATTTTCAAAATATGTGTATTGCGTCATGTTTGGCATCAAACCTTGATTAAATGATGAAGCAAATACGTTATTTCGCAAATAAAAATGTGATACTGCATCACCTCTACCATTTTCTTCAGTAGCTGCACTGCTATTTTGGTTTACGAAAATCGTTGTTTGTATCTCAGCCGTAGCCGTATTAATAAAAAAAACACATAATAATTGAGCAACTATATATAGCCGCAAAGAATGCCTGATATCCCCAAGGATTTTAATAAGGTATTGCGCAACCAACCGCTTGTGATTATTGAGTTTATTCATGAACTAATCCTTCTAACTCTTATGTCTATTTGTTTCTATGATGGGCAAAAATGTTCAAAAAAATGTATACCACTAACAAATATTGAATTAGATCGAACTCATTTTTGGTAAGCCATAACTAAAATGCTATAGATATAGAATCTTAATTGAGGAGCAATTACTATATTTACAAGCTTGATGAAAAAAATTCTTCTCATAATATTAGCTGCTGAGTTGTTCTTTATGCCTTTGGCGCAAGCTGCAATTAATATTTTAGACAATGCTGCTTGTATAGATAGCTCAACAATGACTAATAGCCTGCAAAATTTGCTACAAAAGCACCAAGCTCCTGACGATTTGGTCATACAAATCAGCACTAAATCTGATAATGATAAGCAAATATCCCTTGAAATAACGGTAAGTCTTAATAACTCACGCCCATTGCTGACTCGTTCTTATCAACTTCAACCTCACGAATGTAAAAGCACTACAGAAATTATAACAACCGTCATTGATTTGTTTCTGACCCAATTTCCGGTTTATACCTGGCAAATAGCTTTTGCCGACGCTTTTAAGGAGATGACGGCTAATTTAGATAGTGTGGCAAAACCTAATAATAATGATGGTGAACCTCCCCCTGAGACTCAACCGCTACCTCAACCACCCAATATTGACGACACGCAACAGCTTTGGAATATGCGTTTTTTACAAACAACCATAACCCCTCTAGCTGCCATTAATCCCACTAATACTGAACTCGAAGCGAATATTGCAGCTGGTTTTGGTAAACAACAACATGCTTTCTGGCTAGGGCTGTTAGTGCGCACCTCTTATCCTAAAAATCTAGCAACCGGAAAGTTTATCACCATAACTCCATTGCTAAGCCTAGGGTGGTATTTACCTTTGCCTACGTTAAGCATGTGCTTAGGCTTATCTAGTGGTATGATATTTTTTAAAGGTATTAATTTTTCAACAAATAGCACAACCAAGCTTTTTTGGTACGAGGCTTTTACTGAGATGACTTTTCGCCATAATCGCTTTATTTTCGGGCCCAAAATAGCTTTATCTCCCTTACGTCACTGGGCTTATATCAATGGCCGCAGCCAAACAGGTAAGCATGCAAATTTAAGAGCCGGTTTAACTATTGGAATCATTACTGACTTTGCGCAATAATTATTGAACAACATTCAAGGCATTGGCGACTAATGAATAAAGTTCTTCATAAGGAGAAAACATCAGGATGTATTCATAAGGAAAACCATGATGCCTTATCACAACCAGTTTTGGATATTACTGCATTATATAAACAATATTCAGCTTTTATCGCTCGTATCATTCGGCAATTCACCGGCGAAGGCCCCCATGTTGAAGATATCTTACAAGCAACCTTTATTTGCGCCTTTAAAAAAATGCATACCTTTGAGGGCCGCTCTTCGGTGCAAACCTGGTTATACTCAATTGCCGCCAATTTATGTAAACGCCACCATAGAAGCAATTTTCGCTTTTTACAGTTTCGTAAAAAATTGGTTAGCACTATCAAAACTATTGATACTATTTCAGCAAATAGCGATAACCCTGCGCGTAATTTACAAAATAAAGAAATGGTGCAAACCGTTTTTGCAATTTTGGATAAAATGCCATTTAAACTACGCGAAGTATTTATTTTATTCGAATTTGAGCAATACAGTGGTGAAGAGATCGCCAATCTTGTTAACGTACCACCGGCGACTATTCGCACCCGTTTGTTTCATGCACATAAATTATTTAAAAATCTATTTGATAAAGAGATGAAGAGGCTATAAGTGAACAAGAGCACTAGTGACCCGCCACGCTTGATTGATGATAAGCACTATAAGCCATGGCTTAAAAGTGTCGCTCAACAAAACCTTGATAAAAATCTCTTAGAACGAGGCGGTGTAGTTGTAGCCGCTTACGCCCTTAAGACACCGACTGCTACGGCTAGTGTTTCATGGCTTGCAAAGTTAATACTGCATAAATCTATTATATTAAAAATTGCTACACCGATTGTGGTGTTATCATCGATATCTACTGCTGTCTATATTAAGCAATCACGGCACATAAAATTAGTAGCTACTGTTACACCTGCCGTTCTGCCTGCTTATTCTATAAATAATGGTCCAAGCATAAACAATGATGTTATCAAATCACCTAAGAATACCGATGAAAAACCAATAGTTCGAAAACCACATCATTCTTTAAAAAGAGAGACGGTACAAAATCAGGCTCAACCCAAAGATAATAAAATCGAAGAACAGCTCAACCTTTTTTCCCAAGCCAAACAAGCTGCTCAAAATCAAGAGATTAAACAAGCTCTGAAGTTGTTAAGTGAACTCGAAGAACGTTATCCCCAAACTATATTAAAACCTGAAATTGAACTCAGCCGCATACATTTTCTCTTGCAAGGTCAAAAAAATCCACAAGCTATCAAGGCTCTACAAAAAGCCTTGCAAAATAATGCTCATACAGGCCGCAAAGCGCAACTTAACCGCATACTCGGTGACCTTTTTATTAAGACAAATGACTGCCAACAAGCTATACAAGCTTACCAGCAAACTTTAAATTTAGAAGCAACCGGTTCTGAAGCTGATCGCGCACGTGAGGGAATAAAACATTGTCAGAAGGATTCACCCTAAAAAAATTTTACTGCCCTATGTCAATAGCTCTTATTGCGTTTTTGCATCTAAAATCCGCTCTATCCTACTTGTGGTTTTGGCCGTTGTGTAAATGGACTTCTGCTTTCGCGGGAGTGAC
Proteins encoded:
- the leuA gene encoding 2-isopropylmalate synthase, giving the protein MFNVSKYKPLPVISFTERTWPNKTITKAPIWCSVDLRDGNQALIEPMGQERKLRFFETLVRIGFKEIEVGFPSASQTDFDFVRLLIEQERIPKDVTIQVLTQARKHLIDRTFESLKGAPRAVVHLYNSTSPAQRKFVFNKGRKDILDIAIGGTRMVQQGAQTIPDTEIILEYSPESFSATELDFAAEVSNAVIDIWQPTAERKMILNLPATVESASPNVYADQIEWMNGHINKRDAVIVSVHTHNDRGCAVAAAELAMMAGAKRVEGTLFGNGERTGNADIVTIAMNMYVQGIDPKLDLSDMSSLVEVFENCNLMSVPPRHPYAGELVFTAFSGSHQDAIRKGINARSKDPNEVWQVPYLPLDPADIGRQYEPIIRINSQSGKGGIGFVLEHNYGYRVPKGLAIAFSQVVQNITDQTGKELELSAIFELFDREYIQQNGKWSLISYTVEHIMSNSNSSKISANESDTLCHIKAEISTIDNIVKINGTGTGPLDAFMHALHHGLDQKVGIVDYSEHALGDGADAEAVAYVELSFADKQKQFGVGRDRDIVNASLQAVVSALNRY
- a CDS encoding CotH kinase family protein — its product is MALSVFLPISFIAGCEVFKEEISEPPNVWPTVQLTGTENDIIFKQGQILEYRVTIDPIDIEDIEEHGILEEWHNASLRITGGEIGELDLGEVGFRHKGAYGSLVMCFGPPKDLDGDPEVTTREEMLTQRRLYDGRCNKLSYKFKFAKDRRLFGLKKLNLHTSNTDPTRLREMLAYSLYNDFGVDAPRTAPVRLYINNKFMGLMIAVESIDDRYFKDHLPENDDGNLYKEIWPSTQWVDHDFDPTEFFLEGVEENQQDPADISDFLAFTEAVVATNKQSFLQDMATWVDIDNILHYMAVDRAAKNWDGVTAWYTSGPEPEAISVTPHNFYWYHDLSENGIFHFVPWDLDNTFHEYDPYMDPHGYGAQTAIPDWNVKPRNCDVKTRVWEDSWVVPPGCDKFLNLLAATSWPQFIEIGKKLLNGPLQRKNMLTKIEAWSWLIEPTIKEDPYIEYSDWKNAYYDFKNRQLANIRNDFVRYLKKEYTEQ
- a CDS encoding sigma-54-dependent Fis family transcriptional regulator → MNKILVVDDEEGIRSFIAAALASKELRITTAKDGQEAAELLDRQSFHLVITDLKMPRLDGMALLQKIRKETPETEVIVLTAFGTIETAVAAMRLGALDYLAKPISSPDELRLLVQRALETRSLRTERDRHKRNQQENSPANFVARDPTMLAIQSQIDKVANTDAIILLSGESGTGKEITARAIHAASKRNAGPFVAVNCAAITESLLESEIFGHEKGAFTGATDTRRGRFELADGGTLFLDEVGELAPKLQAKLLRVLEEQTFERVGGTRAISVDTRVIAATNRNLMHEVEQQHFRLDLYHRLAVFPITLPPLRDRQLDIIPIALHLLSRIAIELGRPQLTLSKTAQQAIQKHNWPGNIRELKNVLERASIIADHDEIISKDLSNLTNTTTEPSLKNKLGPRPLREVEREAIIKALDATDGHRKQAAELLGIGLRTLYDKIKEYKL
- a CDS encoding HAMP domain-containing histidine kinase; its protein translation is MASCINYHSTYQTSATLIRARSIDLAMTIHHSLNFMPDNNRTSLNERVSDLLDNGIRYIALLNDKGSIIVSAGTTANPFTIANLPIAHHRPPMPYIKWNNSGDTVQVISALPRRGFRHRMMLNRWLANNAPAYLLFELTPETALAMQTRALITLIVSCAAALLLAAIALLSWRKNRQAEGLAIALSQDQHLKTLGQMSAVLSHELRNPLTALKGHAQLLLESLTNEHKGYLGAKQIVHEAKRLEELANQILDFARLGTINLAEANPEKIARAAIEAVNHNNIQLTVAKDLPSWQLDCSRIEQVMVNLIRNATQASPSNSAIEIYITHKTDYLIFSVRDHGPGINSEVANHIFDPFYTGKIQGTGLGLAIAKQIVTAHGGQIKGMNHPQGGAIFRVILPKLDELQANE
- a CDS encoding Spy/CpxP family protein refolding chaperone, translating into MKRQLAVMLISAVTLLSSSDVLARGGGRHGFGPGPHMGGPGCGAGFGGPGIGLFMGLGPRVISALGLNEDQQKQIEALRAPLVTEMNTVREQMQTKHNELITLWQAVTPDRNAILAKTSEINTLREQIHTAHIDFRLAVLKLLSNEQREKLNTFVGKIGKRGKGLRGNYPFANRGGPNNQPGNVGPCPYANETYGEF
- a CDS encoding sigma-70 family RNA polymerase sigma factor — translated: MNKVLHKEKTSGCIHKENHDALSQPVLDITALYKQYSAFIARIIRQFTGEGPHVEDILQATFICAFKKMHTFEGRSSVQTWLYSIAANLCKRHHRSNFRFLQFRKKLVSTIKTIDTISANSDNPARNLQNKEMVQTVFAILDKMPFKLREVFILFEFEQYSGEEIANLVNVPPATIRTRLFHAHKLFKNLFDKEMKRL